From a single Lolium rigidum isolate FL_2022 chromosome 7, APGP_CSIRO_Lrig_0.1, whole genome shotgun sequence genomic region:
- the LOC124675274 gene encoding protein S-acyltransferase 21-like has translation MARRHGWQLPAHTLQVVAITVFFLLCIAFYAFLSPFLGKDLYQYIAVGVYSFLALSVLILYARCTAIDPADPGILITVNGALIYKSEAIIDTQEEASKPGLRTSEETQKHKSCLGAGCFCCAIFIKEDCRKEDEAYQQEDYGEEALFCTLCNTEVRKNSKHCRSCDKCVDGFDHHCRWLNNCVGRKNYATFLCLMAVSLAWLAVECGVGIAVFVRCFTDKTAIEDEIGEKLGYGLSRAPFAVIVALGTALSVLASFPLGELFFFHILLIRKGITTYEYVVAMRAQSEPPGLSVNDEQQSLPSSPMSSAPTAFSGSSFARHYKGAWCTPPRIFVDQDEIIPHLGPGRLPSTVDPDSMDPVERAKQHAKRQVRISPWKLAKLDSNEAMKAAAKARASSSVLKPINSRSQYEADRCSSDNLSCRSSVMSADTGHHIDTRSGRNAQHNKSSYAPSVASADDIELYPQTPSSFQSNSRAPTPIAEHHPAKHFNPIYQTSVNRSPFSARASGVNEAAISEANNGRRFGLPNTDRSPRSSVYWDQEAGRFMSAQANQNHGPSSRVGRPDLLYTGPSIFFGGPLMGDSATRSFRDPGGSSSQRSSGVSRPQQLPVFVPTDPQKDHVSRLP, from the exons gtggTTGCTATAACAGTGTTCTTCTTGCTGTGTATAGCATTCTATGCTTTCTTGTCTCCATTTCTCGGGAAGGACTTGTATCAGTATATCGCAGTCGGTGTTTATAGTTTTCTG GCCTTATCTGTACTGATTCTGTACGCTCGATGTACTGCTATTGATCCTGCTGACCCAGGCATCCTGATTACCGTCAATGGTGCGCTAATCTATAAGTCAGAAG CAATTATAGACACTCAAGAAGAAGCTAGCAAACCAGGATTGAGAACCAGCGAGGAAACCCAGAAGCATAAATCGTGTTTAGGAGCTGGTTGTTTCTGCTGTGCTATTTTTATAAAAGAGGATTGTCGCAAAGAAGATGAAGCTTACCAGCAAGAAGATTATGGCGAGGAGGCACTCTTTTGCACCCTTTGCAACACAGAG GTGCGCAAAAATAGTAAACATTGTCGAAGCTGTGACAAATGTGTTGATGGTTTTGATCATCATTGCCGG TGGCTGAACAACTGTGTTGGAAGGAAAAACTATGCGACATTTTTGTGCCTTATGGCTGTGAGTCTTGCTTGG CTTGCAGTTGAGTGTGGGGTTGGCATAGCTGTGTTTGTCCGTTGCTTTACTGATAAAACAGCCATTGAAGATGAGATAGGGGAAAAGCTTGGTTATGGTCTTTCACGAGCACCCTTTGCAGTCATTGTG GCCCTGGGTACAGCTCTTTCTGTGCTAGCTTCATTTCCCTTGGGAGAGCTGTTCTTCTTTCATATCTTATTAATCAGGAAG GGCATCACAACTTATGAGTATGTCGTGGCAATGAGGGCTCAGAGTGAACCTCCTGGTCTCTCTGTCAATGATGAGCAGCAAAGCTTGCCGTCTTCTCCGATGAGTTCTGCACCAACTGCTTTCAGCGGGAGCTCATTCGCGCGGCACTACAAAGGAGCATGGTGCACTCCACCACGCATCTTCGTTGACCAG GACGAAATCATTCCGCACCTGGGACCTGGGCGATTACCTTCAACTGTTGATCCTGATAGCATGGACCCTGTCGAAAGAGCCAAACAGCATGCTAAGCGCCAAGTTCGCATTAGCCCATGGAAGCTCGCAAAATTGGATTCAAACGAGGCCATGAAAGCAGCAGCAAAAGCCAGAGCTTCTTCATCCGTACTGAAACCGATCAATAGCCGTTCTCAATATGAGGCTGACCGGTGCTCCAGTGACAACCTCAGCTGCAGAAGCAGCGTCATGAGTGCTGATACTGGACACCACATCGACACTCGGTCTGGCAGGAATGCTCAGCACAACAAGTCCTCTTATGCACCCAGCGTAGCAAGTGCAGATGACATCGAGCTCTATCCCCAGACACCCAGCAGCTTCCAGAGCAACTCACGGGCTCCAACACCTATTGCAGAGCACCATCCAGCGAAGCATTTCAACCCAATCTATCAGACATCAGTAAACAGGTCTCCATTCTCAGCCAGAGCAAGCGGTGTGAATGAAGCGGCCATCTCAGAAGCCAACAACGGAAGGAGGTTTGGTCTGCCAAACACAGATAGATCTCCTCGGTCATCTGTTTACTGGGATCAGGAAGCTGGCCGGTTCATGTCCGCGCAGGCAAACCAAAACCATGGACCGAGCTCTCGCGTGGGCCGTCCTGACCTTCTGTACACTGGACCGTCTATATTCTTTGGTGGACCTCTGATGGGAGATTCTGCAACGAGAAGCTTCAGAGATCCTGGCGGCTCCTCGAGCCAACGCTCTTCTGGCGTGTCTCGGCCTCAACAGCTCCCTGTCTTCGTCCCCACTGATCCCCAGAAAGATCACGTCTCCAGGTTACCGTGA